A window of the Helianthus annuus cultivar XRQ/B chromosome 4, HanXRQr2.0-SUNRISE, whole genome shotgun sequence genome harbors these coding sequences:
- the LOC110935467 gene encoding uncharacterized protein LOC110935467 isoform X2 → MSTADEFSRSVDMGLRLSKRIYYGKDGPATSAPKPPSMEKSLSSSSSASSLRLPYNHHPTAPMVYAVITEPGVVDNPDIRSYQPYVYGRCNPPALIPLHMIGVVLKVECYLDTAVVTVDGVWRVHCLTSSALCDCRVVVPMGEQGSLLGVEVETTRRSYFTRLITSEDQQDMNGQETTKDGFLMKGNTYTFQVFQVEGGSNIHVKARWAQKMSYQGDGFCLCVPFTYPVHVFPVSKKVSCTEKILLDVNSGTYGAITCNIASHPLKEVKRRAGQLSFSYEAEVLKWSTQDFYFSYSVCANEIFGGLLVQPPSLNDYDQRDMFCFYLFPGVNQSMKAFKKEVVFIIDISGSMRDEPLEKTKYEVVGSLWKLNQGDMFNILASNGEIKSFSSSLEFATEETVTNATEWMNANLIAHGGTNLMLPLKQAVDMVGKASDSIPLVFLITDGAVEDERDICNTMKCRIGNGQLNSPRIHTFGIGSYCNHYFLQMLANIGRGYFDSALDVDSISIRMQKLFDNATAPLLSNVTLDALQNLESHEIFPFRLPDLLSGRPLIVSGRFKGEFPDIVKARGLLADFNTRVIDVKVMKANDMPLEMVCARREIATLTAQAWLDQNTELEQKVAKMSLQRGIPSEYTLMILVQHENVKPAIESVSPEEYTKSKNQKITYMTNLNVGFGNLIATIENLPPGIQELKLSEPGTMMKAASSCWTMFVDRFCCRCFIQTCAHMNDQCAVVLTQLCAALACFQCLSCCCDMCDSCAELCLDCL, encoded by the exons ATGTCAACCGCCGACGAGTTTTCACGATCAGTCGATATGGGTCTCAGGCTCTCCAAACGTATATACTACGGCAAAGACGGACCTGCCACGTCAGCTCCAAAACCACCATCAATGGAGAAATCATTATCATCATCTTCCTCAGCTTCATCACTCCGGTTACCGTATAATCATCATCCAACGGCACCGATGGTATACGCCGTTATAACGGAGCCCGGTGTTGTGGATAACCCGGATATCCGGAGCTACCAACCGTATGTTTATGGACGGTGTAATCCACCGGCGTTGATTCCGTTGCATATGATCGGAGTCGTGTTGAAGGTGGAGTGTTATTTGGATACCGCGGTTGTTACGGTTGACGGCGTTTGGCGCGTTCATTGCTTAACGTCAAGTGCATTATGTGATTGTCGCGTTGTGGTTCCGATGGGTGAGCAG GGTTCACTTCTAGGTGTTGAGGTTGAGACCACTAGAAGATCATATTTTACGCGGTTGATAACATCTGAAGACCAACAAGACATGAATGGCCAAGAAACCACAAAAGATGGCTTCTTAATGAAAGGCAATACATACACTTTTCAAGTCTTTCAG GTTGAAGGAGGATCTAATATCCATGTTAAAGCAAGATGGGCACAGAAAATGTCGTATCAAGGCGATGGTTTTTGTTTGTGCGTGCCGTTCACTTATCCTGTTCACGTATTTCCTGTGTCGAAGAAAGTATCGTGTACAGAAAAAATACTTCTAGATGTGAATTCTGGTACATATGGCGCGATTACATGCAACATTGCTAGCCATCCTTTAAAG GAAGTAAAACGACGAGCTGGGCAATTAAGCTTCTCGTATGAGGCTGAGGTTCTCAAGTGGTCTACTCAAGATTTCTATTTTTCTTATTCG GTATGCGCAAATGAGATATTCGGTGGTTTGCTCGTGCAACCTCcatctctaaatgattatgaTCAGAGAGATATGTTTTGCTTTTATCTTTTTCCAGGGGTTAACCAAAGCATGAAG GCTTTTAAAAAGGAAGTTGTGTTTATAATCGACATTAGTGGCAGCATGAGAGACGAGCCGCTTGAGAAAACAAAATATGAAGTCGTAGGATCTCTTTGGAAGCTAAACCAAGGAGATATGTTCAACATTTTAGCTTCGAATGGTGAAATTAAGTCGTTTTCTTCTTCGTTGGAGTTTGCGACAGAAGAAACGGTTACTAATGCAACTGAATGGATGAACGCAAATCTTATTGCTCATGGAGGCACCAACCTCATGCTTCCTTTAAAACAG GCAGTTGACATGGTTGGTAAAGCCAGTGATTCCATTCCTCTCGTTTTTCTCATAACCGACGGGGCTGTTGAAGACGAAAGAGATATATGTAATACGATGAAATGTCGCATTGGGAACGGACAGTTAAATTCTCCTAGAATTCACACATTTGGCATAGGTTCATATTGCAATCATTATTTCTTGCAAATGCTTGCAAATATAGGAAGGGGATACTTTGATTCTGCACTGGATGTAG atTCAATCAGCATCCGTATGCAAAAACTGTTTGATAATGCCACAGCACCTTTGCTTTCAAATGTAACCCTTGATGCTTTACAAAATCTCGAGTCACACGAG ATATTCCCGTTTCGTCTTCCAGACTTATTATCTGGAAGACCGTTAATCGTGTCAGGCAGATTCAAAGGGGAATTTCCTGACATTGTTAAAGCTAGAGGTTTGTTGGCGGATTTTAACACACGTGTGATTGATGTCAAAGTAATGAAGGCGAATGACATGCCTTTAGAAATG GTATGCGCGAGGAGGGAAATTGCTACACTCACTGCACAAGCATGGTTAGACCAAAACACAGAACTAGAGCAAAAG GTTGCAAAAATGAGCTTACAAAGAGGGATTCCTTCTGAATATACGCTCATGATTCTAGTTCAACATGAGAACGTAAAACCAGCCATCGAATCCGTTTCACCAGAAGAG TATACGAAGTCGAAGAATCAGAAGATAACATACATGACGAATCTAAACGTTGGATTTGGAAATTTAATCGCAACGATTGAGAATTTACCTCCGGGAATCCAAGAATTGAAATTAAGCGAGCCAGGAACAATGATGAAGGCGGCTTCATCTTGCTGGACGATGTTTGTCGATCGATTTTGTTGCAGGTGTTTTATTCAAACATGCGCTCACATGAATGACCAATGCGCGGTTGTTTTGACGCAACTATGCGCTGCCCTTGCTTGCTTTCAATGCCTGAGCTGCTGCTGTGACATGTGTGATTCATGTGCAGAATTGTGCTTAGATTGcctttaa
- the LOC110935467 gene encoding inter-alpha-trypsin inhibitor heavy chain H5-like isoform X3 — protein MNGQETTKDGFLMKGNTYTFQVFQVEGGSNIHVKARWAQKMSYQGDGFCLCVPFTYPVHVFPVSKKVSCTEKILLDVNSGTYGAITCNIASHPLKEVKRRAGQLSFSYEAEVLKWSTQDFYFSYSVCANEIFGGLLVQPPSLNDYDQRDMFCFYLFPGVNQSMKAFKKEVVFIIDISGSMRDEPLEKTKYEVVGSLWKLNQGDMFNILASNGEIKSFSSSLEFATEETVTNATEWMNANLIAHGGTNLMLPLKQAVDMVGKASDSIPLVFLITDGAVEDERDICNTMKCRIGNGQLNSPRIHTFGIGSYCNHYFLQMLANIGRGYFDSALDVDSISIRMQKLFDNATAPLLSNVTLDALQNLESHEIFPFRLPDLLSGRPLIVSGRFKGEFPDIVKARGLLADFNTRVIDVKVMKANDMPLEMVCARREIATLTAQAWLDQNTELEQKVAKMSLQRGIPSEYTLMILVQHENVKPAIESVSPEEKYTKSKNQKITYMTNLNVGFGNLIATIENLPPGIQELKLSEPGTMMKAASSCWTMFVDRFCCRCFIQTCAHMNDQCAVVLTQLCAALACFQCLSCCCDMCDSCAELCLDCL, from the exons ATGAATGGCCAAGAAACCACAAAAGATGGCTTCTTAATGAAAGGCAATACATACACTTTTCAAGTCTTTCAG GTTGAAGGAGGATCTAATATCCATGTTAAAGCAAGATGGGCACAGAAAATGTCGTATCAAGGCGATGGTTTTTGTTTGTGCGTGCCGTTCACTTATCCTGTTCACGTATTTCCTGTGTCGAAGAAAGTATCGTGTACAGAAAAAATACTTCTAGATGTGAATTCTGGTACATATGGCGCGATTACATGCAACATTGCTAGCCATCCTTTAAAG GAAGTAAAACGACGAGCTGGGCAATTAAGCTTCTCGTATGAGGCTGAGGTTCTCAAGTGGTCTACTCAAGATTTCTATTTTTCTTATTCG GTATGCGCAAATGAGATATTCGGTGGTTTGCTCGTGCAACCTCcatctctaaatgattatgaTCAGAGAGATATGTTTTGCTTTTATCTTTTTCCAGGGGTTAACCAAAGCATGAAG GCTTTTAAAAAGGAAGTTGTGTTTATAATCGACATTAGTGGCAGCATGAGAGACGAGCCGCTTGAGAAAACAAAATATGAAGTCGTAGGATCTCTTTGGAAGCTAAACCAAGGAGATATGTTCAACATTTTAGCTTCGAATGGTGAAATTAAGTCGTTTTCTTCTTCGTTGGAGTTTGCGACAGAAGAAACGGTTACTAATGCAACTGAATGGATGAACGCAAATCTTATTGCTCATGGAGGCACCAACCTCATGCTTCCTTTAAAACAG GCAGTTGACATGGTTGGTAAAGCCAGTGATTCCATTCCTCTCGTTTTTCTCATAACCGACGGGGCTGTTGAAGACGAAAGAGATATATGTAATACGATGAAATGTCGCATTGGGAACGGACAGTTAAATTCTCCTAGAATTCACACATTTGGCATAGGTTCATATTGCAATCATTATTTCTTGCAAATGCTTGCAAATATAGGAAGGGGATACTTTGATTCTGCACTGGATGTAG atTCAATCAGCATCCGTATGCAAAAACTGTTTGATAATGCCACAGCACCTTTGCTTTCAAATGTAACCCTTGATGCTTTACAAAATCTCGAGTCACACGAG ATATTCCCGTTTCGTCTTCCAGACTTATTATCTGGAAGACCGTTAATCGTGTCAGGCAGATTCAAAGGGGAATTTCCTGACATTGTTAAAGCTAGAGGTTTGTTGGCGGATTTTAACACACGTGTGATTGATGTCAAAGTAATGAAGGCGAATGACATGCCTTTAGAAATG GTATGCGCGAGGAGGGAAATTGCTACACTCACTGCACAAGCATGGTTAGACCAAAACACAGAACTAGAGCAAAAG GTTGCAAAAATGAGCTTACAAAGAGGGATTCCTTCTGAATATACGCTCATGATTCTAGTTCAACATGAGAACGTAAAACCAGCCATCGAATCCGTTTCACCAGAAGAG AAGTATACGAAGTCGAAGAATCAGAAGATAACATACATGACGAATCTAAACGTTGGATTTGGAAATTTAATCGCAACGATTGAGAATTTACCTCCGGGAATCCAAGAATTGAAATTAAGCGAGCCAGGAACAATGATGAAGGCGGCTTCATCTTGCTGGACGATGTTTGTCGATCGATTTTGTTGCAGGTGTTTTATTCAAACATGCGCTCACATGAATGACCAATGCGCGGTTGTTTTGACGCAACTATGCGCTGCCCTTGCTTGCTTTCAATGCCTGAGCTGCTGCTGTGACATGTGTGATTCATGTGCAGAATTGTGCTTAGATTGcctttaa
- the LOC110935467 gene encoding uncharacterized protein LOC110935467 isoform X1 codes for MSTADEFSRSVDMGLRLSKRIYYGKDGPATSAPKPPSMEKSLSSSSSASSLRLPYNHHPTAPMVYAVITEPGVVDNPDIRSYQPYVYGRCNPPALIPLHMIGVVLKVECYLDTAVVTVDGVWRVHCLTSSALCDCRVVVPMGEQGSLLGVEVETTRRSYFTRLITSEDQQDMNGQETTKDGFLMKGNTYTFQVFQVEGGSNIHVKARWAQKMSYQGDGFCLCVPFTYPVHVFPVSKKVSCTEKILLDVNSGTYGAITCNIASHPLKEVKRRAGQLSFSYEAEVLKWSTQDFYFSYSVCANEIFGGLLVQPPSLNDYDQRDMFCFYLFPGVNQSMKAFKKEVVFIIDISGSMRDEPLEKTKYEVVGSLWKLNQGDMFNILASNGEIKSFSSSLEFATEETVTNATEWMNANLIAHGGTNLMLPLKQAVDMVGKASDSIPLVFLITDGAVEDERDICNTMKCRIGNGQLNSPRIHTFGIGSYCNHYFLQMLANIGRGYFDSALDVDSISIRMQKLFDNATAPLLSNVTLDALQNLESHEIFPFRLPDLLSGRPLIVSGRFKGEFPDIVKARGLLADFNTRVIDVKVMKANDMPLEMVCARREIATLTAQAWLDQNTELEQKVAKMSLQRGIPSEYTLMILVQHENVKPAIESVSPEEKYTKSKNQKITYMTNLNVGFGNLIATIENLPPGIQELKLSEPGTMMKAASSCWTMFVDRFCCRCFIQTCAHMNDQCAVVLTQLCAALACFQCLSCCCDMCDSCAELCLDCL; via the exons ATGTCAACCGCCGACGAGTTTTCACGATCAGTCGATATGGGTCTCAGGCTCTCCAAACGTATATACTACGGCAAAGACGGACCTGCCACGTCAGCTCCAAAACCACCATCAATGGAGAAATCATTATCATCATCTTCCTCAGCTTCATCACTCCGGTTACCGTATAATCATCATCCAACGGCACCGATGGTATACGCCGTTATAACGGAGCCCGGTGTTGTGGATAACCCGGATATCCGGAGCTACCAACCGTATGTTTATGGACGGTGTAATCCACCGGCGTTGATTCCGTTGCATATGATCGGAGTCGTGTTGAAGGTGGAGTGTTATTTGGATACCGCGGTTGTTACGGTTGACGGCGTTTGGCGCGTTCATTGCTTAACGTCAAGTGCATTATGTGATTGTCGCGTTGTGGTTCCGATGGGTGAGCAG GGTTCACTTCTAGGTGTTGAGGTTGAGACCACTAGAAGATCATATTTTACGCGGTTGATAACATCTGAAGACCAACAAGACATGAATGGCCAAGAAACCACAAAAGATGGCTTCTTAATGAAAGGCAATACATACACTTTTCAAGTCTTTCAG GTTGAAGGAGGATCTAATATCCATGTTAAAGCAAGATGGGCACAGAAAATGTCGTATCAAGGCGATGGTTTTTGTTTGTGCGTGCCGTTCACTTATCCTGTTCACGTATTTCCTGTGTCGAAGAAAGTATCGTGTACAGAAAAAATACTTCTAGATGTGAATTCTGGTACATATGGCGCGATTACATGCAACATTGCTAGCCATCCTTTAAAG GAAGTAAAACGACGAGCTGGGCAATTAAGCTTCTCGTATGAGGCTGAGGTTCTCAAGTGGTCTACTCAAGATTTCTATTTTTCTTATTCG GTATGCGCAAATGAGATATTCGGTGGTTTGCTCGTGCAACCTCcatctctaaatgattatgaTCAGAGAGATATGTTTTGCTTTTATCTTTTTCCAGGGGTTAACCAAAGCATGAAG GCTTTTAAAAAGGAAGTTGTGTTTATAATCGACATTAGTGGCAGCATGAGAGACGAGCCGCTTGAGAAAACAAAATATGAAGTCGTAGGATCTCTTTGGAAGCTAAACCAAGGAGATATGTTCAACATTTTAGCTTCGAATGGTGAAATTAAGTCGTTTTCTTCTTCGTTGGAGTTTGCGACAGAAGAAACGGTTACTAATGCAACTGAATGGATGAACGCAAATCTTATTGCTCATGGAGGCACCAACCTCATGCTTCCTTTAAAACAG GCAGTTGACATGGTTGGTAAAGCCAGTGATTCCATTCCTCTCGTTTTTCTCATAACCGACGGGGCTGTTGAAGACGAAAGAGATATATGTAATACGATGAAATGTCGCATTGGGAACGGACAGTTAAATTCTCCTAGAATTCACACATTTGGCATAGGTTCATATTGCAATCATTATTTCTTGCAAATGCTTGCAAATATAGGAAGGGGATACTTTGATTCTGCACTGGATGTAG atTCAATCAGCATCCGTATGCAAAAACTGTTTGATAATGCCACAGCACCTTTGCTTTCAAATGTAACCCTTGATGCTTTACAAAATCTCGAGTCACACGAG ATATTCCCGTTTCGTCTTCCAGACTTATTATCTGGAAGACCGTTAATCGTGTCAGGCAGATTCAAAGGGGAATTTCCTGACATTGTTAAAGCTAGAGGTTTGTTGGCGGATTTTAACACACGTGTGATTGATGTCAAAGTAATGAAGGCGAATGACATGCCTTTAGAAATG GTATGCGCGAGGAGGGAAATTGCTACACTCACTGCACAAGCATGGTTAGACCAAAACACAGAACTAGAGCAAAAG GTTGCAAAAATGAGCTTACAAAGAGGGATTCCTTCTGAATATACGCTCATGATTCTAGTTCAACATGAGAACGTAAAACCAGCCATCGAATCCGTTTCACCAGAAGAG AAGTATACGAAGTCGAAGAATCAGAAGATAACATACATGACGAATCTAAACGTTGGATTTGGAAATTTAATCGCAACGATTGAGAATTTACCTCCGGGAATCCAAGAATTGAAATTAAGCGAGCCAGGAACAATGATGAAGGCGGCTTCATCTTGCTGGACGATGTTTGTCGATCGATTTTGTTGCAGGTGTTTTATTCAAACATGCGCTCACATGAATGACCAATGCGCGGTTGTTTTGACGCAACTATGCGCTGCCCTTGCTTGCTTTCAATGCCTGAGCTGCTGCTGTGACATGTGTGATTCATGTGCAGAATTGTGCTTAGATTGcctttaa